TAATGAAATTGAAGGTATGCCAATTCAGCCAACCGGTGCAAAAGGAATAAAAGGAACAATTGAAATTGAAGATAAATATGTTGAAGGACTTAAGGATTTGGAAGGATTTTCCCATATTCATTTAATTTACCTGCTTCACAAAGTGGAAGGATACATGCTTGAAGTAAAGCCTTTTATGGATAACAATACACACGGAGTATTTGCAACAAGATCACCAAAAAGACCAAACAGAATTGGAATGAGCGTTGTTAAAATAAATAAAGTAGAAGGCAATACAGTTTTTATTGAAAATGTGGACATTTTAAATGGAACACCGCTTTTGGACATCAAACCTTATGTACCCCAATTATATGAGGATACAATAGACGAGTTAAGAATAGGATGGTTTGAAACAAAGCACCAAAAAGCAAAATCACAAAAAGCAGATGATAGATTCAAATAATCACTATCTTTTGAAATGGAAGGAATTAAAAAATCAATTCTTCCATACATATTGTTTTTTAAGTTAATTCCAAAAAATATTAATTTAATTACATGTTACATTTCAAATATTAGAATAAAACAAAAAATAAATTCAAACATATTATTTATACTTATTTTAAAATAGAATAATCTTTTTCTGAATTGTAATGTAAATAATAAAATTATTGCAATTGGAAAATAAATAGTTCCAACTAAAATCAGAAAAAAATAAATAAGGTTTAATTATAGAAAAGCATGAGTAAATAATACACTTTCATTTATATCATTAATTTTATCATTCCTCCATTCAACAATAACGCCACACCACCCCAAAAACCACATATTCCAGTCCCCCAAAAATATTTAAATTTGAAAAAACATGGAAATATTCGCCACCCAGTATATACTGGACAATCAACATGGATTGATAGATTCAGACATTGCTGGAATGACGAAAGAAGTGATGCGTTTGATTCAACATGAATGTGAAGATGACATTATCATTGAGGTAATGTCTAAAAAAAAGAATGGTTGTAGGTAGAGTTCTACCTACTTGAATAATTAAACCATTCCACCATCTCTTCTAATTTTTTCTTCAAATTCTTGCACTTCTGCTTTGGAAGAACCTTGAAATTGACGATCAATATACATATCCCTTTCATTATCATAAGTACCATGTTCATCAGTTGTGTATCTTTGGGAAACACTTGAAGAACTACTACTTGAAGTATCTGCCTGTGTTTCAACAACCTTTTCCTTAACTGTCAATTTTTGTGTTGTATTGTTGCCAGTATAATTTTCATTTCCACCATATGTTACAGTAACATTGTATTTTCCTTTCTTCAAATCCAAATCCAGTTTTGCTTTACCCTTCGAATCAGTTTTTACAACATCGTCAACAACAACTTTGCCTTTACTATTGGTTACTGTAATGTTAACTACTTCTTTGGATAGTGGAGTTTTATTCAAATCTGTTAATTGTATGGATAATTCTCCACCCTCATTCTGCTCTTTATCACTTGTAATTTTAATTTTTGTTGGTTCTTTTATAGGAAAAAAAGAAAAAAAGTAAAGTAACTGCCTAAGCAATTACTTTTTAATTATCGCAGTTTTCTTAACAGTATCTTTACTGTATGTTGCTTGGTAAGTTACTTTTTTGCCAACTTTAAGCTTTTTGAGGATACTTGATTTAATGGTTACTTTTGCAACACCTTTTTTATCTGTTTTTGCAGTGTATTTCTTACCGTTAAATTTGAAGGTAATCTTTTTGTTTTTAAGGTATTTACCGTTGACTTTACCCAAAGTTGCTTGTAAAGTAAGCTTTTTCGCAGACTTTTTAACAGTAACAGATTTGAGTGTTACCAAATGTTTTACTGTTAATGTTTTTACAACTGACTTACCTAAAGCAGTTATGTTCATCTTGTATGTTCCAGGAACATTTGTTACTTTAAACCTAGCAACACCATTTGATGTAGTTAAAGTTTTAAAGGTTTTTCCTTTAACAGTGATAACTACTTTAACCCCATCTGCAAGTTCACCGTCAGTTCCATACACTTTTATTGTGTAATATTTTCCATTTGCATATGTCACTTTAACATTTGAGGCAGTAATTACTGGGTCTATTGCCGGAGCAACTTTATTTAAAGTTCCATTTGTAGTGAATGATGAGTACTTACTGTCTCCAGAGTAGGTAATTGTATATGGATAATTTCCATCGCCTAAATCAGGAATGATGATATTTGCAGCACCTTTCACCACAGCAAAGTAATACTCTTTACCATTAATGGTTAATGTTACTGTTCCTGTTGCATCACCAGGTAAGCTGATTGCAACTGATCCATCCTCTGAAGGTTCATCCAATGGAGGAATAACAACTTGAGGTGTTGGTTTGACATCTTCAGGTTTAGTAGTATTGACATTCACATTACCATTGGTAACAAATGAAGAATATTTACCATCACCAGAATAAGTTATTGTGTAATCATAATTACCATTTTCCAGTTCAGGCAATTTAACATTAACAACACCATCTTTAACATCAAAAATATAATCCTTACCACCAACAGTCAAAGTAACAGTACCAGTAGCATCAGAAGGTAAAGTAACAACAACATTACCCTCTTCTGAAACATTATCCAAAGAAGGAATATCAATTTCAGGCTCAACAGTTTCATTAATGTCAGTTGTATTTTCTGATGTTTGATTTTCAACAGATTGGTTCATATCAACATCAACAATTTCTCCGACTGCATCTCCAACAACTGCAAAGAGTTTTCCATCATCCACTGCGTATGAATTATTATAATCTTTTCCATAAACAACTTTTGACAATTCACCATTGTTGTTAATTAATACATCACCTATTGTCCAAGCGGCGTGTGGAGTGTAAATATTTCCATTAATATCATAGAAAGTACCGTTAATTACTGCATAGTCACTTCCATAGGACTCATCCAACAGATTTTCAATCAGTTCGTCGTTTAATGTGTAATATTTACCATTTACAATTTTATAATCAACATTTTGGATAGCTCTATTGAACATTGCTGTTGAAGCACCCATTGTTCCTGTAATCTTATAACATTCACCATTTACAAGAGCATATTCCACAGCACCTGCATTTTCACTAAACGTTTTATATCCACTACCTACAATACGATAATACTCATTATCATAAACATTGTAATCAGAATAGCCAATTACGTCTGTAATTTCACCATCTTTTACTGCATAATAAATTCCATCATGCTCAATATATCCATTCGGATTGAATGGTACTGCAAGTGAAGCGAAAGAAGGATTTTCACTTGAAGTTATAATTACATAGCCAATATTATCTAAAGTGAATGTAGAAAAGGTATAATTGACATACGGGTCATCATAATACTCAGCAAGATATTCATCATAAACGGATACTGTTTTCACATTCCAAGTTATTTTATCAAATGGGATGTTAATGACGGATTTGTTTGTAATTAATGCAAATTGGTAAGTATCATGTTGTGGAGGAACAATAACACTAAATTCCACAGATTTAGAAGTATTTATGTAATTTACATTATCAAGATAGGTTATTTCCCATATATGTTCTCCTTCACTTAAATCAGCAATAAAACTAATTTGAATGTGATTGGTGTCTTCATCGTCATACATTATGCTAAAATCATGATTATGTTTAACACCGTCAATGAAAAGAATTAAATTATCTTCGTTAGTATTTTCATCTAAATTATTAATGTCAATGATGTAATCCTCACCAACCATTATTTCAGATTCATAAGCCACATCTAAATCTAAATTATTCCAAGCTTTAAATGCTGTTGTTTTAATTAATGGATTAAAATTATTGTCACCTTTGTAAAATACTTCAATTGTATTTTCACCAATCTTGAAATCAAACAGCTCTTTAACAATCATTCCATCAATCAATTGCCCATCATAAGTTTCAGTGCCCATTTTTATTTCAACACCACCAGTTGCTTGAGGAATATTTATTGTTAATGTTGCAGTATCACCAATGACAGCATCATCCACATTAAGAGTGATTGTAGGATCTATTTTTGAAACAGTGAATGTTGTATTTTTATCAATAGTTAATAAATCCTCATCAGCATATTTTACATTAACACGATATTTAGATGCATTCAAACCACTTACTTCTTTAGTTATTGTTTTAGCAGCTTTTTGTGTGAAAATTTGCTCATAACCATTTTCACCAGTCACTTTAATAGTAACATCAGCATTCAGATAACCTGAGTCAATGTTGACTTTAACACTGGCATTTTGGCCGTAATTGATGTCACCAACCTCAACAGATATGATTGAATTGATGTCTGATACGATAACGACCTTATTGGTCATGTTCTCATCAGTTATTGTGTTAATTGATGTGATGTAATGAGCACCCATTGCAAGCTCAGTGTTTAGAATAGCTAAGCCATCAACATCAGTTGTAACCATTGTATCTTTTCCATCGACATTAAATACAATACGGGTGTTTTTAAGAGGATTTGCAGTTTCATCTAAAAATCTAGCCTTGAATTTTGTGTCGCTTCCATACTCAATAATCATGCTTTCAGCATGAACACTGTGGAAAATCAATAACTTGTTTGTAGTTGATTCATCTAAAAGTGAAACAGAAGAAACATTATATTCACCTACATCCAAATCAACATCTAAAACAGCAATACCTTCGGAGTTTGTTCTGATCGGATATTCAGTTCCATTTACGATAAATGAAACATATTTGTTTGCAAGTATCTCACCATATTCATCGTAGAATTTTGCCTGGAACTTCTTGTCTGTTCCATAAACAATCTGAGTGTCAACTGCTTCAATCGGATAGATAGTGAATACTCTAAATGAGAATTCTTTTTCAGATGAAGTAAAGTAAGTGTTTCCAGAATAGACAAGTCTGATTTTGTGCTGACCAATACTTGGTTTTGCTAAAGTGTAGCTTGATCCAACATTGATTGTTCTTTTAAGTTCCCCGTCAACATAAATACTGACAGTACCAGTTGCACCTTCAGCCAAATTTGGTTTTATTAAAAGATTTTCATCTTTCAAAATGTTGGAGATGTTTAAATTCAAATTGAAATTCTTTAGATTAACTGTAATCTCCTTTGCAATGTAGATGTCATTGTATTTATCATCACCTGTGTAGTTGATGATTGCATTGTGTGTTCCGGCACCCAAATCAGTTACGGTAAAGTTGAATGAACCGTTGACTACATCACCTGAGAAAATGTTATCGTTAATGTTTACAGTGATAACACCATTGGCATCGCCATTTAAAGTGATTGGAATTGTAATGTACTTTTCAGAATCAAAAGTGCTTTCCATGCTGAAATTGGAGTTCAGTTTATTTACATAAAATTCAACTGTTGTCTCATTATATGAGAAGTATTCATCACCAGAATATTCAATAGTCAAATAGTGTTTACCTCCATTAATGGCGTTATATTTGAAACCATCGCCAAGAGAAATGTTTGCTAGGCTAATGTTATCTAATAACAGATGAATGTTTCCAGTTGCACCATTTGGTAGTGTTGGTTTTAAAATTACATTATCTGACCAGTTGATTTCAGGAATGTCAATGCTGATTGGGGAATCCTTGTAACTGACCCAAATATAATCTGACTCATTCAGTGAATCATACCTGTCATCACCTGAATATTTTATAATATACTCAATCCATCCACCTTCAAGATTTGGAATAGTGAAATTCACTTCTCCATTGATTAATTGGCCGGTGAAATTATAATTACCTTTCCATACATCATTATTATTATCATCCAAATCCCAGTATCCAAATGAGATGTTGACATTGCCTGTTGCATCCTCATCGAAAACCAGACTTATATTTGCATTTTTACCAGCACCACTATCATCAATATAATAATCTGGAGTTAATTTATAAATTGTTAATTTAGTTGTATTTTCACAACTTG
The genomic region above belongs to uncultured Methanobrevibacter sp. and contains:
- the tsaA gene encoding tRNA (N6-threonylcarbamoyladenosine(37)-N6)-methyltransferase TrmO; translated protein: MNIELESIGTIHTEFNEIEGMPIQPTGAKGIKGTIEIEDKYVEGLKDLEGFSHIHLIYLLHKVEGYMLEVKPFMDNNTHGVFATRSPKRPNRIGMSVVKINKVEGNTVFIENVDILNGTPLLDIKPYVPQLYEDTIDELRIGWFETKHQKAKSQKADDRFK